One Stigmatella aurantiaca genomic region harbors:
- a CDS encoding alpha/beta hydrolase, whose product MARALLTDVEPLDFGYDMPSHVIAALQRIAWDADRDPGLAPYLPPGGVMGALREVRERLAKKPLRIQVKDEATGKTQTVVLGLEDFQSALLRPAEAWPAFVLSLYHRHYDGWAREMIARRQSDAPAPLIGPLFDTSLGVSAEREHLLRTDSGTEFMGFGAFHSYIASAPAWPSPDVGDALRLTVPTLVPVLFLHGDWDTSTPIENLLHLLPYFPNSRSILVHRGTHGDRRPLREQHPVLWGQLVEFLKTGDTRNIPVQVTLRVPVFQRPPFPAPAGHAL is encoded by the coding sequence GTGGCGCGGGCGCTGCTGACGGACGTGGAGCCCCTGGACTTCGGCTACGACATGCCGTCGCACGTCATCGCGGCGCTCCAGCGGATTGCCTGGGACGCGGACCGGGATCCGGGACTGGCGCCCTACCTGCCTCCGGGAGGGGTAATGGGGGCGTTGCGCGAAGTCCGGGAGCGCCTCGCGAAGAAGCCCCTCCGGATCCAGGTCAAGGACGAGGCGACGGGGAAGACCCAGACCGTGGTGCTCGGCCTGGAGGACTTTCAGAGCGCGTTGCTCCGGCCCGCGGAGGCATGGCCTGCCTTCGTGCTCTCGCTCTACCACCGCCACTATGACGGTTGGGCGCGGGAGATGATCGCCCGGCGCCAGAGTGATGCGCCCGCTCCGCTCATTGGCCCGCTGTTCGATACGAGCCTGGGCGTGTCCGCGGAGCGGGAGCACCTGCTGCGGACGGATTCAGGCACCGAGTTCATGGGCTTTGGGGCCTTCCATTCCTACATCGCGTCCGCGCCCGCCTGGCCCAGCCCGGATGTGGGCGATGCCTTGCGGCTCACGGTGCCCACCCTGGTTCCCGTGCTCTTTCTGCATGGAGACTGGGACACCTCCACGCCCATCGAGAACCTGCTGCACCTGCTGCCGTACTTTCCCAACAGCCGGTCCATCCTGGTTCACCGGGGGACTCACGGGGACCGCAGACCCCTGCGTGAGCAGCATCCCGTGCTCTGGGGGCAGCTCGTCGAGTTCCTCAAGACAGGCGATACACGGAACATCCCCGTCCAGGTGACGCTCCGCGTGCCCGTGTTCCAGCGGCCGCCGTTCCCGGCGCCCGCCGGGCACGCCTTGTGA
- the thrS gene encoding threonine--tRNA ligase → MLSEHDHRALGDRLDLFHLQEEAPGMVFWHPRGFILYQLLEERVRRELASGGYREVRTPQVLGQRIWESSGHWQNFRSGMFVLDDGERPFAMKPVSCPGHIQLFQRQAPSFRALPLRLAEFGLVHRNESSGALHGLFRLRQFTQDDGHIFCQEEQVADEVAAFCQSLRAFYREFGFEEVQVAFSSRPAQRAGDDLLWDRAEAALLEAAGRVGLDCRMQPGEGAFYGPKLEFILKDRSGRDWQCGTIQLDFVLPERFDLHYVDSGGEKRRPAMLHRAIFGSVERFLGILLEHHQGALPAWLAPEQVRVLPVSGDSQAYAAEVQAQLSAAGLRVQADVRSETLSRRILEAHHDGVPYVALVGGRERASRSLQLRERSGAQRNIPLASAAAELASACRAP, encoded by the coding sequence ATGTTGAGCGAACACGATCATCGCGCCCTGGGCGACCGCTTGGACCTCTTCCACCTGCAGGAGGAGGCCCCTGGCATGGTGTTCTGGCACCCCCGCGGCTTCATCCTGTACCAGCTCCTAGAGGAGCGGGTCCGCCGCGAGCTGGCCTCGGGCGGTTACCGCGAGGTGAGAACGCCGCAGGTGCTCGGCCAGCGCATCTGGGAGAGCAGTGGCCATTGGCAGAACTTCCGAAGCGGCATGTTCGTGCTGGATGACGGCGAGCGCCCCTTCGCGATGAAGCCCGTGAGCTGCCCAGGGCACATCCAGCTCTTCCAGCGGCAGGCCCCCTCCTTCCGCGCCCTGCCCTTGCGGCTGGCGGAGTTCGGGCTCGTTCACCGCAACGAGTCCTCGGGCGCGCTGCACGGCCTGTTCCGCCTGCGGCAGTTCACGCAGGACGATGGCCACATCTTCTGCCAGGAGGAGCAGGTGGCCGACGAGGTGGCCGCCTTCTGCCAGTCGTTGCGCGCGTTCTACCGGGAGTTCGGCTTCGAGGAGGTCCAGGTGGCCTTCAGCAGCCGGCCCGCCCAGCGCGCCGGGGATGACCTGCTCTGGGACCGGGCCGAGGCCGCGCTGCTCGAAGCCGCGGGGCGCGTGGGGCTCGACTGCCGGATGCAACCCGGCGAGGGCGCGTTCTACGGCCCCAAGCTGGAGTTCATCCTGAAGGACCGGTCCGGCCGCGACTGGCAATGCGGGACGATCCAGCTCGACTTCGTCCTGCCCGAGCGCTTTGACCTGCACTACGTGGACTCGGGAGGTGAGAAGCGGCGCCCCGCCATGCTGCACCGGGCCATCTTCGGCAGCGTGGAGCGGTTCCTGGGCATCCTGCTGGAACACCACCAGGGCGCGCTGCCCGCGTGGCTCGCGCCCGAGCAGGTCCGCGTGCTTCCGGTGAGCGGGGACTCGCAGGCCTACGCCGCCGAGGTGCAGGCGCAGCTCTCGGCCGCGGGCCTCCGCGTCCAGGCGGACGTCCGGAGCGAGACGCTGTCCCGGCGCATCCTCGAGGCCCACCATGACGGCGTGCCCTACGTCGCCCTGGTGGGTGGCCGGGAAAGGGCCAGCCGCTCCCTCCAACTGAGGGAGCGGAGCGGGGCCCAACGGAACATCCCGCTGGCGTCAGCGGCCGCCGAGCTTGCCTCAGCGTGCCGGGCCCCCTGA
- a CDS encoding alpha/beta hydrolase, with the protein MSHPKTGPKPPPFEPELAAILPRFTPFAPVNMTADQIEKYRAMPSPSMAGQIGGRPVQCVDFTIPGYQGADLIISVISRKDHVKPGPGIYHIHGGGMVMADRFAGAHDLVTWAMKFDAVCVTVEYRRAPENPDPIPVEDCYAGLQWMAAHAGELRINPERIVIFGGSAGGGLSAGTTLLARDRKGPKLFGQLLQCPMLDDRNQTVSSYQFQGTGIWDRLSNLTGWTALLGDRRGTDNVSIYAAPARALDLSGLPPTFIDVGAAEVFRDEAVAYASAIWAAGGDAELHVWGGAFHGFSQMAPDAAISRAANAAREAWLERLLSRELRKPVEQEPAEAGP; encoded by the coding sequence ATGAGCCATCCGAAGACGGGGCCCAAGCCCCCTCCATTCGAGCCCGAGCTCGCCGCCATTCTTCCCAGGTTCACCCCCTTCGCCCCCGTCAACATGACGGCCGATCAGATCGAAAAGTACCGGGCCATGCCCTCGCCTTCGATGGCCGGGCAGATCGGCGGGCGGCCCGTCCAGTGCGTCGACTTCACCATCCCCGGATACCAGGGGGCGGACCTGATCATCTCGGTCATCTCACGGAAAGACCACGTCAAGCCGGGTCCTGGCATCTACCACATCCACGGCGGCGGCATGGTCATGGCCGACCGCTTCGCAGGGGCCCATGACCTGGTCACGTGGGCGATGAAGTTCGACGCGGTGTGCGTCACGGTCGAGTACCGGCGGGCCCCCGAGAACCCCGATCCGATCCCGGTCGAGGACTGCTACGCGGGACTTCAGTGGATGGCCGCCCACGCTGGAGAGCTGCGGATCAACCCGGAGCGGATCGTCATCTTCGGAGGAAGCGCGGGGGGCGGCCTGTCCGCGGGGACCACCCTGCTGGCGCGAGACCGAAAGGGGCCGAAGCTTTTCGGCCAGCTCCTCCAGTGCCCGATGCTCGACGACCGGAACCAGACCGTCTCGTCGTACCAGTTCCAGGGGACCGGTATCTGGGACCGGCTCAGCAACCTGACCGGTTGGACGGCCCTGCTGGGGGACCGGCGCGGAACGGACAACGTGTCGATCTACGCGGCCCCCGCGCGCGCGCTGGACTTGAGCGGCCTGCCGCCTACCTTCATCGACGTGGGGGCGGCGGAAGTCTTCCGCGACGAGGCCGTCGCCTACGCAAGCGCGATCTGGGCGGCAGGCGGCGACGCGGAACTCCATGTCTGGGGCGGCGCGTTCCATGGCTTCAGCCAGATGGCGCCGGATGCCGCCATCTCCCGGGCAGCGAACGCGGCGCGCGAGGCATGGCTCGAACGGCTGCTGTCCCGGGAGCTCAGGAAGCCGGTGGAACAGGAGCCTGCGGAAGCCGGACCGTGA
- a CDS encoding GAF domain-containing sensor histidine kinase, whose translation MDILQRQDLLLEVLTDCAGVTALEALPRIVFSRLSWVLDFRRCALVLKEDSEGGAVALLGGAEGTVRSRVGELPGPERARVQDALDAASFRVQPHGQGTELFVPLVANGSNLGVLWFSGVAGAVFSDADVRLARIASGVLAGAVQRLRQEDTILRQQRVEAELRKTQALLHEAVRAREEFLSIASHELRTPLTSLKLMNQARQRALANGKTLSPDSIQRLLADSDKHIDRLIRLVEQMLDLSRIQAQQLELAPRPLNLGALVREVLLPFESATANAPPLQVEVAEDVVGTWDPQRIEQVVLNLVENARKYGAGKPIDVRVVQEEGWALLHVRDRGIGIRREELPRVFKAFERASNARHLQGLGIGLFVCSRIVAAHHGTLSVESVEGEGSTFTVRLPQAPVPPAS comes from the coding sequence ATGGACATTCTCCAGCGTCAGGACCTGCTGCTCGAGGTGCTGACGGATTGCGCGGGCGTGACGGCGCTCGAGGCACTCCCACGCATCGTCTTCAGCCGTCTGTCCTGGGTCCTCGATTTCCGCCGCTGTGCGCTGGTCCTGAAAGAGGATTCGGAGGGGGGCGCGGTCGCGCTCCTCGGAGGTGCGGAGGGCACGGTGCGCTCGCGGGTCGGCGAGCTGCCTGGGCCGGAGCGCGCCCGCGTGCAGGATGCGCTCGATGCGGCCAGCTTTCGCGTGCAGCCGCACGGGCAAGGCACGGAGCTGTTCGTCCCCCTGGTGGCGAACGGCTCGAACCTCGGCGTGCTCTGGTTTTCCGGCGTGGCCGGCGCGGTCTTCAGCGATGCGGACGTGCGCCTGGCCCGGATTGCCTCTGGCGTGCTCGCGGGAGCCGTGCAACGGCTCCGGCAGGAGGACACCATCCTCCGTCAGCAGCGCGTGGAGGCCGAGCTCCGGAAGACACAGGCCCTGCTGCATGAGGCGGTCCGCGCCCGGGAGGAGTTTCTCTCCATCGCCTCGCATGAGCTGCGCACGCCGCTGACGTCTCTGAAGCTGATGAATCAGGCCCGGCAGCGTGCCTTGGCGAATGGAAAGACGCTGTCGCCCGACTCCATTCAGCGCCTGCTGGCGGACAGCGACAAGCACATCGACCGGCTGATCCGCCTGGTGGAGCAGATGCTGGACCTGTCCCGGATCCAGGCCCAGCAGCTCGAGCTGGCCCCCCGTCCGTTGAACCTGGGCGCCCTGGTGCGCGAGGTGCTCCTGCCCTTCGAGAGCGCCACGGCGAATGCGCCGCCGCTCCAGGTGGAGGTGGCGGAGGACGTCGTCGGGACGTGGGATCCGCAGCGCATCGAGCAGGTCGTGCTGAATCTCGTGGAGAATGCCCGGAAGTACGGCGCCGGGAAGCCGATCGACGTCCGGGTGGTCCAGGAGGAAGGCTGGGCGCTGCTCCACGTGCGAGACCGAGGCATTGGAATCCGGCGCGAAGAGCTTCCGCGCGTCTTCAAGGCATTCGAGCGGGCCTCGAACGCGCGTCACCTGCAAGGGCTTGGCATCGGCCTCTTCGTCTGCTCGCGCATCGTCGCGGCGCACCACGGGACGCTCTCGGTCGAGAGCGTCGAAGGCGAGGGCTCCACCTTCACGGTCCGGCTTCCGCAGGCTCCTGTTCCACCGGCTTCCTGA
- a CDS encoding DEAD/DEAH box helicase, with the protein MRTPSDRYLPPSQAAFAASAPPGGRVIVIAPTRAACETIELAMGLRLATYLEKHHGPQVRELARARKGFGIVAGTGTGKTLAIRLIAEEAVGAGGEVPLRVGVINREREATADTPSWNVIIVTTGIARRWFQNGDILPRDTLIIDEIHQTSAELELCLALGKRVGCRFIWLSATVDPALYARYLNSANVLQVQAFDAEKVATVRVERKEPLAFLDETFLQTVTRERRGVGIFLPTRASVEQAAAHVRALAPRINAAYYHGGEPIRAIRPFLEGTESRPFLLAMTAAGQSALNVPGLDTVIIDDTRFANLVERGRNVLTRVHLGNNEILQMAGRVHGRVEGGRVFILSDRDIDFFSLKPTEPDFQLAGDSERVALTAAALGVRADELDLPVPLDRIAYRRAFQHLQARYIIDAEGKLSPYGRAVEALPVERAWAELIVNAEDALLPFLSVCSAIESLHRMLREEHSLEGLRVPGSDHLTAYNLYAEAYREAGAIGEVHGLARHVFQTEKMEAWAERRGVLIKAVEDAALAMASIYRSVGVDLPGRMPFAGDRVLRRFAELLARYMPFALVIDEQTSWGDEARVSKTSMCGSLGAVAGTLRYFADRQGTTRAAIEGTQVPMGLLRKFARRTNPELVYGPEYRALIREWTLEHSGFKLEHEVEVLRAWGPEQMDSARRALADALARGETRHPAVRRNQAAIMQVRELWRRSGGRTAKLGVPELTALYEARLQGISTMDEFLSRPLELGLGTWVPREEREALLALPDAVYLREREVPLSYEVEAEDSGSPQGVVRLHLPEKLARTLVEEELPALDRPLRFMVSRGQRGTLRAETLLELQELLDMPWMPEELEARHSPRPRPGGGGPRKQGGGGRGPARGGKPSQGGRPGKRERGARRPRR; encoded by the coding sequence GTGCGCACCCCGTCCGACCGCTACCTTCCGCCTTCCCAAGCCGCCTTCGCCGCCTCCGCGCCGCCAGGAGGGCGCGTCATCGTCATCGCCCCCACGCGCGCCGCGTGCGAGACCATCGAGCTGGCCATGGGGCTGCGGCTCGCCACCTACCTCGAAAAGCACCATGGGCCGCAGGTCCGCGAGCTGGCGCGGGCCCGGAAGGGCTTTGGCATCGTGGCCGGCACGGGGACGGGCAAGACGCTCGCCATCCGCCTCATCGCCGAGGAGGCCGTGGGCGCCGGGGGCGAGGTGCCGCTCCGGGTGGGGGTCATCAACCGCGAGCGCGAGGCGACGGCCGACACCCCCTCCTGGAACGTCATCATCGTGACGACCGGCATCGCCCGGCGCTGGTTCCAGAATGGCGACATCCTGCCCCGGGACACGCTCATCATCGATGAGATCCACCAGACCTCGGCGGAGCTCGAGCTCTGCCTGGCGCTTGGCAAGCGGGTGGGTTGCCGCTTCATCTGGCTGTCGGCCACGGTCGATCCGGCGCTCTACGCGCGCTACCTGAACAGCGCCAACGTGCTCCAGGTGCAAGCGTTCGACGCGGAGAAGGTGGCCACGGTGCGGGTCGAGCGCAAAGAGCCCCTGGCGTTCCTCGACGAGACCTTTCTTCAGACGGTGACGCGGGAGCGGCGCGGCGTTGGTATCTTCCTGCCCACGCGGGCGTCCGTGGAGCAGGCGGCCGCGCACGTGCGCGCGCTCGCTCCCCGCATCAACGCGGCGTACTACCACGGCGGGGAGCCCATCCGCGCCATCCGGCCATTCCTCGAAGGGACGGAGTCCCGGCCGTTCCTCCTGGCGATGACCGCCGCGGGCCAGAGCGCGCTCAACGTCCCGGGGCTCGACACGGTCATCATCGATGACACGCGCTTCGCCAACCTCGTCGAGCGGGGACGCAACGTGCTCACGCGGGTCCACCTGGGAAACAACGAGATCCTCCAGATGGCGGGGCGTGTGCATGGCCGCGTGGAGGGGGGGCGCGTCTTCATCCTGAGCGATCGGGACATCGACTTCTTCTCCCTGAAGCCCACGGAGCCGGACTTCCAGCTCGCGGGGGACTCGGAGCGGGTGGCCCTCACGGCCGCCGCCCTGGGCGTGAGGGCCGATGAGCTGGACCTGCCCGTGCCCCTGGACCGCATCGCCTACCGGCGGGCGTTCCAGCACCTGCAAGCGCGCTACATCATCGACGCGGAGGGGAAGCTCTCCCCGTACGGCCGCGCGGTCGAGGCGCTGCCCGTGGAGCGCGCGTGGGCGGAGCTCATCGTCAACGCGGAGGATGCGCTGCTGCCCTTCCTCTCGGTGTGCAGCGCCATCGAGTCGCTCCACCGCATGCTGCGGGAGGAGCACTCCCTGGAAGGACTGCGCGTTCCCGGGAGCGACCACCTCACGGCCTACAACCTCTACGCGGAGGCGTACCGCGAGGCGGGCGCCATCGGCGAGGTGCACGGCCTGGCGCGCCACGTGTTCCAGACAGAGAAGATGGAGGCGTGGGCGGAGCGGCGTGGGGTGCTGATCAAGGCGGTGGAGGACGCGGCCCTGGCCATGGCCAGCATCTACCGGAGCGTGGGGGTGGACCTGCCGGGCCGGATGCCCTTCGCCGGGGACCGGGTCCTCCGCCGCTTCGCCGAGCTGCTCGCGCGCTACATGCCGTTTGCTCTCGTCATCGACGAGCAGACGTCCTGGGGCGACGAGGCACGGGTCTCGAAGACCAGCATGTGCGGAAGCCTGGGGGCGGTCGCCGGGACGCTCCGGTACTTCGCGGACCGGCAGGGCACCACCCGGGCGGCCATCGAAGGCACCCAGGTGCCCATGGGGCTGCTGCGAAAGTTCGCGCGCCGCACGAATCCGGAGCTGGTCTACGGGCCGGAGTACCGGGCGCTCATCCGGGAGTGGACCCTGGAGCACTCCGGCTTCAAGTTGGAGCACGAAGTCGAAGTGCTCCGCGCCTGGGGGCCCGAGCAGATGGACAGCGCGCGGCGGGCGCTGGCGGATGCGCTGGCCCGGGGAGAGACCCGCCACCCAGCGGTGCGCCGCAACCAGGCGGCCATCATGCAGGTGCGCGAGCTCTGGCGCCGCTCCGGGGGACGCACGGCGAAGCTCGGGGTGCCGGAGCTGACGGCCCTCTACGAGGCCCGTCTCCAGGGCATCTCCACGATGGACGAGTTCCTGTCGCGTCCGCTGGAGCTCGGCCTGGGCACCTGGGTGCCTCGCGAGGAACGTGAGGCGCTGCTGGCCCTGCCGGACGCGGTGTACTTGCGCGAGCGCGAGGTGCCGCTGAGCTACGAGGTGGAAGCCGAGGACTCGGGCTCGCCACAGGGCGTGGTGCGGCTCCACCTTCCGGAGAAGCTGGCGCGCACGCTCGTGGAGGAGGAACTTCCGGCGCTCGACCGGCCCCTGCGCTTCATGGTGAGCCGCGGCCAGCGCGGCACCTTGCGCGCCGAGACGCTGCTCGAGCTGCAAGAGCTGCTCGACATGCCGTGGATGCCCGAGGAGCTCGAGGCCCGGCACAGCCCCCGCCCCCGGCCCGGAGGAGGGGGGCCCCGGAAGCAGGGCGGTGGCGGCCGGGGCCCTGCCCGGGGTGGCAAGCCGAGCCAGGGCGGGCGGCCGGGAAAGCGGGAGCGGGGAGCCCGACGCCCCCGGCGGTGA
- a CDS encoding SH3 domain-containing protein produces the protein MSVRDTGGWLPWLVAAVMTGCGPEMAAEEWEQNTQAIISGATRGATVRALEGVNLRSGAGTSYSVLLTVPAGQTATVMDPVASGGFYKVNYQGTVGWTHGDYWTGLQGLWVNGYALTSTQEQWVKWIATYSVPKLLGDRETRLTVASRVAWWSLKEGVLGLSNPFVYSNCNTASGDTRIEPLATCAPGWAWQVGLSGVQVPNIRTLAQAQSTSASIHKSLTEAQVLGATANQAGFATGTATYNGIVNSTGDLRKSWLLRNHAVGITLQEPFVTGDCINGSIYWCYGTGWTETARYAPNRAEALESIRELKAILDGFAP, from the coding sequence GTGAGCGTCCGAGACACAGGTGGGTGGCTGCCGTGGCTGGTGGCTGCCGTGATGACCGGGTGTGGCCCGGAGATGGCGGCGGAGGAATGGGAGCAGAACACCCAGGCCATCATCAGTGGCGCCACCCGCGGTGCCACGGTGCGGGCCCTGGAGGGGGTGAACCTCCGCTCCGGTGCTGGCACCTCGTACAGCGTTCTGCTGACGGTGCCCGCAGGACAGACCGCCACCGTGATGGACCCCGTGGCGAGCGGCGGATTCTACAAGGTGAACTACCAAGGCACCGTGGGCTGGACGCACGGGGACTACTGGACCGGGCTGCAGGGCCTGTGGGTGAACGGCTACGCGCTCACCAGCACGCAGGAGCAGTGGGTGAAGTGGATCGCCACCTACTCGGTCCCCAAGCTGCTGGGAGACCGGGAGACGCGCCTCACCGTGGCCTCGCGCGTGGCGTGGTGGTCCCTCAAGGAGGGGGTGCTGGGCTTGTCCAACCCGTTCGTCTACTCCAACTGCAACACCGCGTCGGGGGACACGCGCATCGAGCCCCTGGCCACCTGCGCGCCGGGCTGGGCGTGGCAGGTGGGGCTCTCGGGAGTCCAGGTGCCGAACATCCGCACCCTGGCGCAAGCGCAGAGCACCTCGGCGTCCATTCACAAGTCCCTGACCGAGGCCCAGGTGCTGGGGGCCACGGCGAACCAGGCGGGGTTCGCCACGGGAACGGCGACGTACAACGGCATCGTCAACTCCACGGGAGACCTGCGGAAGTCCTGGCTGCTGCGCAACCACGCCGTGGGCATCACCCTGCAGGAGCCCTTCGTCACCGGTGACTGCATCAACGGCAGCATTTACTGGTGCTACGGCACGGGCTGGACGGAGACGGCCCGCTATGCGCCCAACCGCGCCGAGGCCCTGGAGTCCATCCGCGAGCTGAAGGCCATTCTGGACGGCTTCGCCCCATAG
- a CDS encoding cytochrome P450 — translation MSASDSIDLTSESFFANPFPTFERLRAQQPVYFFEPYQSFILTRGADIEAVTKSPCFSSRRANEMLGGLGLLGEDETSKKMLATWSRLVFFQDPPRHALLRQLVMKGFTPAVLERFRPQLASLVERALEKGRRQGEMDVVADFAEPIAINAIAELFALPEADRPQFMHWSKDLLKPAGVGVGTDEARNSVRRTSNDMVAYLTDLVEKRRAAPGEDLVSQLIAGEDGNPQLAGEAVIQSFQMIGAGFVTSTNQITNTVLALLKHPEQLRALRQDPGLTRGAIEESLRHEPAILSINRLCVEDTALNGTKIPKGRFVYAMAAAANRDPAVFPDPDRFDLTRTANRHMTFGVGAHYCPGASLVRLEVEEALRALLTLPRWELAGRPYDYRGSNFQDRGPSSLHVRFPSA, via the coding sequence ATGAGCGCAAGCGACAGTATCGATCTGACGAGTGAGAGCTTCTTCGCCAATCCATTCCCCACGTTCGAACGGTTGCGCGCCCAGCAACCCGTCTACTTCTTCGAGCCCTACCAGTCCTTCATCCTCACGCGGGGGGCCGACATCGAGGCGGTCACCAAGAGCCCGTGTTTCTCCTCGCGGCGCGCGAACGAGATGCTCGGGGGGCTCGGGCTGCTGGGAGAGGACGAGACGTCGAAGAAGATGCTCGCCACCTGGTCACGGCTCGTCTTCTTCCAGGATCCGCCCCGCCACGCGCTGCTGCGCCAGCTCGTCATGAAGGGCTTCACGCCGGCGGTGCTCGAGCGCTTCCGCCCCCAGCTCGCGTCACTGGTGGAGCGGGCCCTGGAGAAGGGACGGCGCCAGGGGGAGATGGACGTCGTCGCGGACTTCGCGGAGCCCATCGCCATCAATGCCATCGCCGAGCTGTTCGCGCTTCCCGAGGCGGATCGGCCGCAGTTCATGCACTGGTCGAAAGACCTGCTCAAGCCCGCAGGCGTGGGGGTCGGCACGGACGAGGCGAGGAACTCCGTGCGGCGGACCTCCAACGACATGGTGGCTTACCTGACGGACCTCGTCGAGAAGCGCCGTGCGGCACCCGGCGAGGATCTCGTCAGCCAGCTCATCGCGGGGGAGGACGGCAATCCCCAGCTCGCGGGGGAGGCCGTCATCCAGTCCTTCCAGATGATCGGCGCGGGTTTCGTCACGTCGACGAACCAGATCACCAACACGGTCCTCGCGCTCCTCAAGCACCCCGAGCAACTGCGCGCGTTGAGGCAGGACCCGGGCCTCACCCGGGGTGCCATCGAGGAGAGCTTGCGCCATGAGCCGGCCATCCTGTCCATCAACCGGCTGTGCGTGGAGGACACGGCGCTGAACGGCACGAAGATCCCCAAGGGGCGGTTCGTCTACGCGATGGCCGCCGCGGCCAACCGCGATCCCGCCGTGTTCCCCGACCCGGATCGCTTCGACCTCACCCGGACGGCCAACCGGCATATGACCTTTGGGGTCGGCGCCCACTACTGCCCCGGCGCCTCTCTCGTGCGTCTCGAGGTCGAGGAGGCCCTGCGCGCCCTGCTCACGCTTCCGCGCTGGGAACTCGCTGGCAGGCCCTACGACTATAGGGGATCCAACTTCCAGGATCGTGGGCCCAGCTCGCTGCACGTGCGATTCCCGAGCGCCTGA
- a CDS encoding GFA family protein: MPLLTMACHCTGCQRMSSSAYSLSAAIPSSGFEILQGEPVIGGLHGEHRHFFCGYCMTWMFTRPNGMDWFVNLRPTMLDDPRWFTPFIETWTREKLPWASTPAVHSFESLPTMEELEGLSKAYLASLT; encoded by the coding sequence ATGCCGTTGCTGACCATGGCGTGCCATTGCACGGGCTGCCAGCGGATGTCCTCCAGCGCGTATTCCCTGAGCGCGGCGATCCCAAGCTCGGGGTTCGAGATCCTCCAGGGCGAGCCCGTCATCGGTGGGCTCCACGGGGAGCACCGGCACTTCTTCTGTGGGTACTGCATGACGTGGATGTTCACGCGGCCCAACGGGATGGACTGGTTCGTCAACCTGCGCCCGACGATGCTCGATGACCCCCGCTGGTTCACGCCCTTCATCGAGACCTGGACCCGCGAGAAGCTGCCGTGGGCGTCGACCCCCGCGGTGCACAGCTTCGAGTCGTTGCCCACGATGGAGGAACTCGAGGGGCTGTCAAAGGCCTATCTGGCGAGCCTGACGTGA
- a CDS encoding carboxymuconolactone decarboxylase family protein codes for MSNVPLLEADRAIPEVVSIYQAFQTGMGFPAPPDFIKVLGHSYAAAAGTLEIVKHVLLQGVLPRTVKEMLFVAISHARGCKYCEAAHLACCRSLGIDESTLDLLVSNVSDIMPVKTRRLLEFGVRCAVNPQALTAADYETLRGQGFSQAELVETVSMAGLAVYLNTMAEALKVPPDKMFEKA; via the coding sequence ATGTCCAACGTCCCGCTCCTCGAAGCCGACCGCGCCATCCCTGAAGTTGTCTCCATCTACCAAGCCTTCCAGACGGGAATGGGTTTCCCGGCCCCCCCTGATTTCATCAAGGTCTTGGGTCACTCGTACGCCGCCGCCGCCGGGACGCTGGAGATCGTGAAGCACGTCCTCCTGCAAGGCGTTCTTCCCCGGACGGTGAAGGAGATGCTCTTCGTCGCCATCTCCCATGCGCGGGGGTGCAAGTACTGCGAGGCCGCGCACCTCGCGTGCTGCCGTTCCCTGGGCATCGACGAGTCGACGCTCGACCTGTTGGTATCGAATGTCTCGGACATCATGCCGGTGAAGACACGGCGCCTGCTGGAGTTCGGTGTGCGCTGTGCCGTGAATCCGCAGGCGCTCACCGCGGCGGACTACGAGACCTTGCGCGGGCAGGGGTTCTCCCAGGCCGAGCTGGTCGAGACCGTGTCGATGGCCGGGCTCGCGGTCTACCTCAACACGATGGCCGAGGCGCTCAAGGTTCCCCCGGACAAGATGTTCGAAAAGGCGTAA